From a region of the Cololabis saira isolate AMF1-May2022 chromosome 8, fColSai1.1, whole genome shotgun sequence genome:
- the LOC133449323 gene encoding transcription factor HES-5-like: MAPTITAAATNAQEHLTLTHKLRKPLVEKLRRERINSSIEQLKSLLGPEFLKQQPESKLEKADILEMTVCFMTQLLRQNQQQKRLLNHFNRQPSPAETQLREVDFSPLSSTDPASKDKSPVGQSLWRPW; the protein is encoded by the exons ATGGCACCTACAATCACTGCAGCAGCGACCAACGCTCAGGAACATCTGACTTTGACACATAAG CTCAGAAAGCCTCTGGTGGAGAAGCTTCGCAGAGAGCGAATCAACAGCAGCATCGAGCAGCTCAAGTCTCTGCtgggtccagagttcctcaagCAGCAGCCAGAATCCAAGCTGGAGAAAGCCGACATCCTGGAGATGACGGTCTGCTTCATGACGCAGCTGCTGCGGCAGAACCAGCAGCAGAAGAGACTCCTGAACCACTTCAACCGGCAGCCGTCTCCTGCAGAGACCCAGCTGAGAGAGGTGGACTTCTCTCCTCTGAGCTCCACAGACCCAGCCAGCAAAGACAAGAGTCCAGTCGGCCAGTCCCTCTGGAGACCCTGGTAG
- the LOC133449319 gene encoding transcription factor HES-5-like encodes MAPTITAAATNSQKQLALTHKLRKPLVEKFRRERINSSIEQLKSLLGPEILKQQPDSKLEKADILEMTVCFLRRLQQQHHAVDSAAVGQGYSRCVQEVVHFLSKEEVKTQSQRGLLRHFNQLKTSSEKNLRDADFSPLSSSVQSSNTKDKSPVNSVLWRPW; translated from the exons ATGGCACCTACAATCACTGCAGCAGCGACCAACTCTCAGAAGCAGCTGGCTCTGACACACAAG CTCAGGAAGCCTCTGGTGGAGAAGTTTCGCAGAGAGCGAATCAACAGCAGCATCGAGCAGCTCAAGTCTCTGCTGGGTCCAGAGATCCTCAAACAGCAGCCAGACTCCAAGCTGGAGAAAGCAGACATCCTGGAGATGACGGTCTGCTTCCTGAGGcgactgcagcagcagcatcacgctGTGGACTCTGCAGCTGTTGGTCAGGGCTACTCCAGATGTGTCCAAGAGGTGGTGCACTTCCTGTCCAAGGAGGAGGTGAAGACTCAGTCCCAGAGAGGACTGCTGAGACACTTCAACCAGCTGAAAACTTCCTCTGAGAAGAACCTGAGAGACGCTGACTTCTCTCCTCTGAGCTCCTCAGTCCAGAGCAGCAACACCAAAGACAAGAGTCCGGTCAACAGCGTCCTCTGGAGGCCCTGGTAG